A part of Brachybacterium faecium DSM 4810 genomic DNA contains:
- a CDS encoding dehydrogenase of unknown specificity, short-chain alcohol dehydrogenase like (PFAM: short chain dehydrogenase), with amino-acid sequence MSRTVVVTGAASGIGHATAAQLEAAGDTVIRVDLHEGDVTGDLGDPSSVDRVAAEITERTGGVLDALVANAGVSAPTELSVKINYLGTVRLIEALRPLLAAGRDPRISVTSSAATLQGNDPELVDLLLAGEAEAAIERGAALAAQGPMAGYANYSSSKRAISRWIRRVAPSAEYAGAGIGINAVGPGQVRTGMTKELFASEEGRQQADDAMPTPYNGIADAEHIAAVHVFLVSPANARMTGQVLFADGGFDALRRGDDIWQSL; translated from the coding sequence ATGTCACGCACCGTCGTCGTCACCGGAGCCGCCTCAGGGATCGGGCACGCCACCGCCGCTCAGCTCGAGGCCGCCGGGGACACCGTGATCCGGGTGGACCTGCACGAGGGGGACGTGACCGGTGATCTGGGCGATCCCTCGTCGGTCGACCGGGTGGCCGCGGAGATCACCGAGCGCACCGGCGGTGTGCTCGATGCGCTCGTCGCCAATGCGGGCGTCTCCGCCCCCACCGAGCTGTCCGTGAAGATCAATTACCTGGGCACGGTGCGTCTCATCGAGGCGCTGCGCCCGCTGCTCGCCGCGGGCCGGGACCCGCGCATCAGCGTCACCAGCTCGGCCGCGACCCTGCAGGGCAACGACCCGGAGCTGGTGGATCTGCTGCTGGCCGGGGAGGCGGAGGCGGCGATCGAGCGCGGGGCGGCGCTGGCCGCGCAGGGCCCGATGGCCGGCTATGCGAACTATTCGAGCTCCAAGCGGGCGATCTCCCGCTGGATCCGCCGCGTCGCCCCGTCGGCCGAGTACGCCGGCGCCGGGATCGGCATCAACGCGGTGGGCCCGGGCCAGGTGCGCACCGGGATGACGAAGGAGCTCTTCGCCTCCGAGGAGGGCCGCCAGCAGGCGGACGACGCGATGCCCACCCCCTACAACGGCATCGCCGACGCGGAGCACATCGCGGCCGTGCACGTCTTCCTCGTCTCCCCCGCGAACGCGCGGATGACGGGCCAGGTGCTCTTCGCCGACGGCGGCTTCGATGCGCTGCGCCGCGGGGACGACATCTGGCAGTCCCTCTGA
- a CDS encoding pentulose/hexulose kinase (PFAM: FGGY family of carbohydrate kinases, N-terminal domain; FGGY family of carbohydrate kinases, C-terminal domain) codes for MTGLLCLDLGTTSAKAALLDLSGRTLAAASAEYPTRHTADGGAEQDPADWVRAARTAIARTLPPAAGVAALCLTGQMQDLVLEGELDADSAPSVPTPAAGSDPTPSVDSAGSPAAGSAADPARDPAVHPAVLYTDLRAGAETAQLRTALARDGVDWDALAGNLQDASSCAAMFHRLARHRPESVARARGLTFGPAGHLAHVLGAGLHCDPTTAAATGLLDARTRDWAPAVARAAGIDPALLPRLTRAAGEVVGRTGPSADALLGLPGGVPIVLAPGDAGAATLGITGFRPGQDHASLGTSGWIASVRSAPAEVEVDGASHRLALGGGATLHICAILAAGAAAAWAREAYLGGADGEEADRLLAAREAEHGRGPTGLLVLPSLGGERFPVRDGALRGAVLGIDAATSPVDLYAATLEGVALALSHALDPADAGQVPPDADRVLPVVGGGAASTPWRRILADVTGRPVLQADGSDATLLGAGIAGAEALGLDHGLTPLLEQGGEVTTPDPAAAEAYAALRPAHRRLYDTAAQY; via the coding sequence ATGACAGGCCTGCTCTGCCTCGACCTCGGCACCACCTCGGCGAAAGCCGCCCTGCTCGACCTCTCCGGGCGCACCCTCGCCGCCGCGAGCGCCGAGTACCCCACCCGCCACACCGCGGACGGCGGCGCCGAGCAGGACCCGGCCGACTGGGTGCGCGCCGCCCGCACCGCGATCGCCCGCACCCTGCCGCCGGCCGCCGGGGTCGCGGCGCTGTGCCTCACCGGCCAGATGCAGGACCTCGTGCTCGAGGGAGAGCTCGACGCCGACAGCGCGCCCTCTGTGCCGACCCCGGCCGCGGGCTCCGACCCGACCCCGTCCGTGGACTCCGCCGGGAGCCCGGCCGCGGGCTCTGCCGCGGATCCTGCCCGCGACCCGGCGGTGCACCCGGCCGTGCTGTACACGGATCTGCGCGCGGGGGCGGAGACAGCGCAGCTGCGCACCGCCCTGGCCCGCGACGGCGTGGACTGGGATGCGCTGGCCGGGAACCTGCAGGACGCCAGCAGCTGCGCCGCGATGTTCCACCGCCTGGCCCGCCACCGCCCCGAGTCAGTCGCCCGCGCCCGCGGCCTCACCTTCGGCCCGGCCGGCCACCTCGCGCACGTGCTCGGCGCCGGCCTGCACTGCGATCCGACGACGGCCGCGGCCACGGGCCTGCTCGATGCCCGCACCCGCGACTGGGCGCCCGCCGTCGCCCGCGCCGCCGGGATCGACCCGGCGCTGCTGCCGCGGCTGACCCGCGCCGCCGGCGAGGTGGTGGGCCGCACCGGTCCGAGCGCCGATGCGCTGCTGGGCCTGCCCGGCGGGGTGCCGATCGTGCTCGCCCCCGGGGACGCGGGCGCCGCGACCCTCGGGATCACCGGGTTCCGCCCCGGCCAGGACCACGCCTCCCTCGGCACCAGCGGCTGGATCGCGAGCGTCCGGTCGGCACCGGCCGAGGTCGAGGTGGACGGCGCCTCGCACCGCCTCGCCCTCGGTGGCGGCGCCACGCTGCACATCTGCGCGATCCTCGCCGCCGGGGCGGCCGCTGCCTGGGCGCGGGAGGCTTACCTCGGCGGCGCCGACGGCGAGGAGGCCGACCGGCTGCTCGCCGCGCGCGAGGCCGAGCACGGGCGCGGGCCGACGGGCCTGCTGGTCCTGCCCTCGCTCGGCGGGGAACGCTTCCCCGTGCGGGACGGGGCGCTGCGCGGGGCGGTGCTCGGCATCGACGCCGCCACAAGCCCGGTCGACCTCTACGCCGCAACCCTCGAAGGGGTGGCCCTCGCCCTCTCCCACGCGCTCGACCCCGCCGACGCCGGCCAGGTGCCGCCCGACGCCGACCGGGTGCTGCCCGTCGTCGGCGGGGGAGCGGCCTCCACCCCGTGGCGCCGGATCCTCGCCGACGTCACCGGCCGCCCGGTGCTGCAGGCCGACGGCAGCGACGCGACCCTGCTCGGAGCGGGTATCGCCGGCGCCGAGGCGCTCGGCCTGGACCACGGCCTGACGCCCCTGCTCGAGCAGGGCGGGGAGGTCACCACCCCGGACCCGGCCGCGGCGGAGGCCTACGCCGCGCTGCGCCCCGCGCACCGCCGCCTCTACGACACCGCAGCCCAGTACTGA
- a CDS encoding beta-glucosidase-like glycosyl hydrolase (PFAM: Glycosyl hydrolase family 3 C terminal domain; Glycosyl hydrolase family 3 N terminal domain), with protein MSLSIAERLAALSLSSKVGQVNQRLKGWEAVRWVDGAPQVTDVLRAEVDRFGGLGALYGVLRADPWSAVRWGTGIPPERSAEAYAAVQEHVDRCGDGLPVLFVEEAPHGLMGLGGTTLPVNLALGAGMDPALTRELGAAVAAEARERGTHLLLVSGLDVLRDPRWGRAEECFSEDPALAALLVEATVQGMQGAGAGERIDAQHVAVVAKHLAGQGAGIGGRNGSGAPLGPRELGEIHLRPAYAAARAGVAGFMSAYNDIDGVPCTGSRELLTGTLREAWGWDGIVMSDGGAVDRLSLAVGGRLEDAAALGLSAGVDLSLWDQSYTRLEAVLEEGLVAEAALETAVTRVLRLKERLGLFDDAPAEPAADEQWPSARARETAVLAERAARQAVIVLEDGGHLPLSARRIAAVGPNADDLDALLGDYTPPRPPEEPGAATVRAALVERLGADAVPHARGSDLRTPRGEAALAEVTAAAARAEAAVVVLGGTSRRSYDDEFAENGAADGPASDTTNGEGVDLAAVALPEAQLDVVRAARAAGAGPVIAVVVDGRPRALTDLAALADAVLLVPFPGPSGGRAIVEVLLGEGGNGLLPATLPRADGLQPVSHDQRLEAPRAYIDQPQVRGPLLGAGLPAAVRAEVSGADGPVRAADLAGGATVAVTVQVHHARPEPVSVPVVVYGRRHEPGILPRTRTVLAAGRHEVPAGGGEVVVELGLDALGSWADGTPQAVPVRLEVWAEPVLTPPAGAVTVQVVA; from the coding sequence ATGAGCCTCAGCATCGCCGAGCGCCTCGCCGCCCTGTCGCTGTCGAGCAAGGTGGGGCAGGTCAACCAGCGGCTCAAGGGCTGGGAGGCGGTGCGCTGGGTGGACGGCGCACCGCAGGTCACCGACGTGCTGCGGGCGGAGGTGGACCGGTTCGGCGGGCTCGGCGCGCTCTACGGCGTGCTGCGCGCGGATCCGTGGTCCGCCGTCCGCTGGGGCACCGGCATCCCGCCCGAGCGCAGCGCGGAGGCGTACGCCGCGGTGCAGGAGCACGTGGACCGGTGCGGGGACGGGCTGCCGGTGCTGTTCGTCGAGGAGGCGCCGCACGGGCTCATGGGCCTGGGCGGGACCACGCTCCCGGTGAACCTCGCGCTCGGCGCCGGCATGGACCCCGCGCTGACCCGTGAGCTGGGCGCGGCGGTCGCGGCGGAGGCGCGGGAGCGGGGCACGCATCTGCTGCTGGTCTCCGGCCTGGACGTGCTGCGCGACCCGCGCTGGGGGCGGGCCGAGGAGTGCTTCAGCGAGGATCCGGCGCTCGCGGCCCTGCTGGTCGAGGCGACCGTGCAGGGCATGCAGGGCGCGGGCGCCGGGGAGCGGATCGACGCGCAGCACGTGGCCGTGGTCGCGAAGCATTTGGCCGGTCAGGGGGCGGGCATCGGCGGGCGGAACGGCTCCGGCGCGCCGCTCGGTCCGCGCGAGCTGGGCGAGATCCACCTGCGCCCCGCGTATGCCGCGGCGCGGGCGGGGGTCGCAGGGTTCATGTCCGCCTACAACGACATCGACGGCGTGCCCTGCACCGGCAGCCGCGAGCTGCTCACCGGCACGCTGCGGGAGGCCTGGGGCTGGGACGGGATCGTGATGTCCGACGGCGGGGCGGTCGACCGCCTGAGCCTCGCCGTGGGCGGGCGGCTCGAGGACGCCGCCGCGCTCGGGCTGAGCGCCGGGGTGGACCTCAGCCTCTGGGACCAGTCGTACACGCGCCTGGAGGCCGTGCTCGAGGAGGGCCTGGTGGCGGAGGCCGCGCTCGAGACGGCCGTGACCCGGGTGCTCCGCCTCAAGGAGCGGCTCGGCCTGTTCGACGACGCCCCAGCGGAGCCCGCGGCCGACGAGCAGTGGCCCTCAGCCCGGGCACGGGAGACGGCGGTGCTCGCCGAGCGCGCCGCCCGCCAGGCCGTAATCGTGCTGGAGGACGGCGGGCACCTGCCGCTGAGCGCCCGCCGCATCGCGGCCGTCGGCCCCAACGCCGATGATCTCGACGCGCTGCTGGGCGACTACACCCCGCCGCGCCCGCCCGAGGAGCCCGGCGCCGCGACGGTGCGCGCCGCGCTGGTCGAGAGGCTCGGGGCGGACGCGGTGCCGCACGCCCGCGGCAGCGACCTGCGCACGCCGCGCGGTGAGGCGGCGCTCGCGGAGGTCACCGCCGCGGCGGCCCGGGCCGAGGCCGCGGTGGTGGTGCTGGGCGGCACCAGCCGCCGCTCCTACGACGACGAGTTCGCGGAGAACGGGGCGGCCGACGGGCCCGCCTCGGACACCACCAACGGCGAGGGCGTGGACCTCGCCGCGGTCGCGCTGCCCGAGGCGCAGCTCGACGTGGTGCGTGCGGCGCGCGCCGCCGGCGCAGGGCCGGTGATCGCCGTGGTGGTCGATGGTCGACCCCGCGCCCTCACCGACCTCGCCGCGCTCGCGGACGCGGTGCTGCTGGTGCCCTTCCCCGGCCCCTCGGGCGGCAGGGCGATCGTCGAGGTGCTGCTGGGTGAGGGCGGGAACGGGCTGCTGCCGGCGACGCTGCCGCGGGCCGACGGCCTCCAGCCCGTCTCCCATGACCAGCGGCTCGAGGCGCCGCGCGCCTACATCGATCAGCCGCAGGTGCGCGGGCCGCTGCTGGGCGCGGGCCTGCCCGCCGCGGTGCGGGCCGAGGTGAGCGGGGCCGATGGTCCCGTGCGCGCCGCGGATCTCGCCGGCGGTGCGACCGTCGCGGTGACGGTGCAGGTGCACCACGCCCGGCCGGAGCCGGTCTCGGTGCCGGTGGTGGTCTACGGGCGGCGGCACGAGCCGGGGATCCTGCCCCGCACCCGCACGGTGCTCGCGGCGGGGCGTCACGAGGTGCCCGCCGGAGGTGGCGAGGTGGTCGTCGAGTTGGGGCTGGACGCGCTCGGCTCCTGGGCCGACGGGACGCCGCAGGCGGTGCCGGTGCGGCTCGAGGTGTGGGCGGAGCCGGTGCTCACGCCGCCCGCCGGGGCCGTGACCGTGCAGGTGGTGGCGTGA
- a CDS encoding DNA-binding ferritin-like protein (oxidative damage protectant) (PFAM: Ferritin-like domain): MNDTVPVPEPAGAKRTKRENAESGFLAPAGLAKNLQAVLVDLTALHLVGKQAHWNIVGPNFRDLHLNLDEVVDIARAAADDIAERMRALHATPDARPAVVAEQASLPEFPQGEVLTHDAIDLVTSAIEETVGTMRSVHDEVDEADPTSADILHGILEKLEQQAWFISAETRTPKQR, encoded by the coding sequence ATGAATGACACCGTTCCCGTCCCCGAACCCGCCGGCGCGAAGCGCACCAAGCGCGAGAACGCCGAGAGCGGCTTCCTCGCCCCGGCCGGGCTCGCCAAGAACCTCCAGGCCGTGCTCGTGGATCTCACCGCGCTGCACCTGGTGGGCAAGCAGGCGCACTGGAACATCGTGGGCCCGAACTTCCGCGACCTGCACCTGAACCTCGACGAGGTCGTCGACATCGCCCGCGCGGCCGCCGATGACATCGCCGAGCGGATGCGGGCCCTGCACGCCACGCCCGACGCCCGCCCCGCGGTGGTCGCCGAGCAGGCCTCGCTGCCGGAGTTCCCGCAGGGCGAGGTGCTCACGCACGACGCGATCGATCTGGTCACCTCCGCGATCGAGGAGACGGTGGGCACCATGCGCTCCGTCCATGACGAGGTCGACGAGGCCGATCCCACCTCGGCGGACATCCTGCACGGCATTCTCGAGAAGCTCGAGCAGCAGGCCTGGTTCATCAGCGCGGAGACCCGCACCCCGAAGCAGCGCTGA
- a CDS encoding transcriptional regulator/sugar kinase (PFAM: ROK family), which translates to MRTSPGATARRLLGHLIQGGPAHRAGLSRALGVSRTTITNLVADLTESGALLTLERADGSPSPADPDRPTLKQPVGLAPERGVLVSVVFRMTSVAVDVGTLDGRLLAASHAEFPREELGAERLERAHALLREVLQECGIPLERILRLHLAVNTQCDRISGEVLSEEAAGPWRGTNPKQIAAAWSPAEVIVENTARLSGLAEYHALGEPRPRSLVYVHLSWGVTMGQVVDGEIVPGSHGGAGELGHVSIDPMGLPCACANRGCLMLYAGLDAVTERIRATLGEEATFTDAIEAVAQGSHACATILEDTGETVGRALAMVCNVVDPDAIVLGGDLALAGPVFGDAVHTAVRRRALPLVTRRLELSLATTREDPHAAGRAALAAMRSDTALVQELVDAVLEG; encoded by the coding sequence ATGAGAACCAGTCCCGGGGCCACGGCCCGTCGTCTGCTCGGACACCTGATCCAGGGCGGCCCCGCCCATCGGGCCGGTCTCTCCCGCGCCCTCGGCGTCTCACGCACCACGATCACGAACCTCGTCGCCGATCTCACCGAGTCCGGGGCGCTGCTCACCCTCGAGCGCGCCGACGGCAGCCCCTCCCCCGCCGATCCCGACCGGCCCACGCTCAAACAGCCCGTGGGCCTCGCCCCCGAGCGCGGCGTGCTGGTCTCGGTGGTGTTCCGGATGACCTCCGTCGCGGTGGACGTCGGCACCCTGGACGGGCGCCTGCTCGCCGCCTCGCACGCCGAGTTCCCGCGCGAGGAGCTGGGCGCCGAGCGGCTCGAGCGCGCCCACGCCCTGCTGCGCGAGGTGCTGCAGGAATGCGGGATCCCCCTCGAGCGGATCCTGCGCCTCCACCTCGCCGTGAACACGCAGTGCGACCGGATCAGCGGCGAGGTGCTCTCCGAGGAGGCCGCCGGGCCCTGGCGCGGCACCAACCCCAAGCAGATCGCCGCTGCGTGGAGCCCGGCCGAGGTGATCGTCGAGAACACCGCCCGCCTCTCCGGCCTGGCGGAATACCACGCGCTCGGCGAGCCGCGCCCGCGCAGCCTCGTGTACGTGCACCTCTCCTGGGGCGTGACGATGGGTCAGGTGGTGGACGGGGAGATCGTCCCCGGCAGCCACGGCGGGGCGGGCGAGCTGGGGCACGTGAGCATCGACCCGATGGGCCTGCCGTGCGCATGCGCGAACCGCGGCTGCCTGATGCTGTACGCCGGGCTGGACGCGGTCACCGAGCGGATCCGCGCCACCCTCGGCGAGGAGGCCACGTTCACCGACGCGATCGAGGCCGTCGCACAGGGCTCCCACGCCTGCGCGACCATCCTCGAGGACACCGGCGAGACGGTCGGGCGGGCGCTGGCGATGGTGTGCAACGTGGTGGACCCGGACGCGATCGTGCTCGGCGGCGACCTCGCCCTGGCCGGGCCCGTGTTCGGCGACGCCGTGCACACCGCAGTGCGCCGACGGGCGCTGCCGCTGGTCACCCGGCGGCTCGAGCTCAGCCTCGCGACCACGCGGGAGGACCCGCACGCCGCCGGCCGCGCCGCCCTGGCCGCGATGCGCTCGGACACGGCGCTCGTACAGGAGCTCGTGGACGCCGTGCTCGAGGGCTGA
- a CDS encoding N-acetyl-beta-hexosaminidase (PFAM: Glycosyl hydrolase family 20, catalytic domain), translated as MAPLQKVVERSRQAPTAERRVHALPKPVIPGPSAPAEPAHAWRGLLLDSARTAWSVEVIHELLELMARYRLNRLHWHLTDDSGWRFAVPGYDRLTEIGAQLPRPDYGWYSNVLPAQRDRADARAAEREFNGHYTAEEIAGIVAHAGELGIEVMPELDLPGHMAAAIRAYPELGDPRLRDLDPAQWDHPNDLLWPSEASFAFLTAALETVAELFPFSVVHIGGDECKHQLWEADAALMARYDEAADHGPEGGAGPEAVAEERSEESSGEGAAEGAGPAASPQTGGPALPPNGPGSGRSGLGPRLQGMFTDHARQVLAGRSRRVAAWDELIGSPTTGEELIVAWRAQAGVEAARASGHEWIFADCTRLYLNRVAGDPATEPPGMFGPITPRDILELEVPSSSRLLGLQAAVWTEFVLDREHLLYQLFPRLLAVAERAWCGPDAGWEDFSARLETETAHLREAGILREPDSPGEAPTAR; from the coding sequence GTGGCACCGCTGCAGAAGGTCGTCGAGCGTTCCCGGCAGGCGCCCACCGCGGAACGACGGGTGCATGCCCTCCCGAAGCCGGTGATCCCCGGCCCGTCGGCCCCCGCTGAGCCCGCCCATGCCTGGCGCGGGCTGCTGCTGGACTCCGCGCGCACCGCCTGGAGCGTCGAGGTGATCCATGAGCTGCTCGAGCTCATGGCCCGCTACCGGCTGAACCGCCTGCACTGGCACCTCACCGACGACTCCGGCTGGCGGTTCGCGGTGCCCGGCTACGACCGCCTCACGGAGATCGGCGCCCAGCTGCCGCGGCCCGACTACGGCTGGTACAGCAATGTGCTGCCCGCCCAGCGCGACCGGGCCGACGCCCGCGCCGCCGAGCGCGAGTTCAACGGCCACTACACGGCCGAGGAGATCGCCGGCATCGTCGCCCACGCCGGAGAGCTCGGCATCGAGGTGATGCCGGAGCTGGACCTGCCCGGGCACATGGCCGCCGCGATCCGCGCCTACCCCGAGCTCGGCGACCCGCGCCTGCGCGACCTCGACCCCGCGCAGTGGGATCACCCCAACGACCTGCTCTGGCCGAGCGAGGCCTCCTTCGCCTTCCTCACCGCCGCGCTCGAGACCGTCGCCGAGCTGTTCCCCTTCTCCGTGGTCCACATCGGCGGCGACGAGTGCAAGCACCAGCTCTGGGAGGCCGATGCCGCCCTCATGGCCCGCTACGACGAGGCCGCGGACCACGGGCCAGAGGGCGGCGCGGGACCAGAGGCGGTCGCGGAAGAGCGGTCAGAAGAGAGCTCGGGAGAGGGCGCCGCCGAGGGGGCCGGCCCAGCTGCCTCCCCGCAGACCGGCGGCCCCGCCCTGCCGCCGAACGGCCCCGGCTCCGGGCGCAGCGGCCTCGGGCCGCGCCTGCAGGGGATGTTCACCGACCACGCCCGCCAGGTGCTCGCCGGGCGCTCCCGCCGGGTCGCCGCCTGGGACGAGCTCATCGGCAGCCCCACCACCGGCGAGGAGCTCATCGTGGCCTGGCGCGCGCAGGCCGGTGTGGAGGCCGCACGGGCCAGCGGCCACGAATGGATCTTCGCCGACTGCACCCGCCTGTACCTCAACCGCGTGGCCGGTGACCCCGCGACCGAGCCGCCGGGCATGTTCGGGCCGATCACCCCGCGCGACATCCTCGAGCTCGAGGTGCCCTCCTCCTCCCGGCTGCTCGGCCTCCAGGCGGCGGTGTGGACCGAGTTCGTGCTGGACCGCGAGCACCTGCTGTACCAGCTGTTCCCCCGCCTGCTCGCCGTCGCCGAGCGCGCCTGGTGCGGCCCGGACGCGGGCTGGGAGGACTTCTCCGCACGCCTCGAGACCGAGACCGCGCACCTGCGTGAGGCAGGGATCCTCCGCGAGCCGGACTCTCCGGGCGAGGCGCCCACGGCGCGCTGA
- a CDS encoding ABC-type sugar transport system, periplasmic component (PFAM: Bacterial extracellular solute-binding protein), with protein sequence MLGGGAALALGLAACGSSSGGSGGSDRDPAEISGENVRVWFMEGSFADDAIDYLETAFAEENPGNTLTVEIQPWDGIVSKLQTSLASSSESPDLVETGNTQSTTFTNVGAFADVSDLYEDLGGDDLIPSFVEAGTVDGANYAYPLYAGARGVFYRSDLFDAAGITVPETIDEFREAMIALGEANPEDVDGFSGMYFAAVDIHGVESFMFAAGGEYATENEDGSFTAVLDQPETLAALEQVHSLFQDATAYALDSQASQKAFEKYFNEGKVGAMIGTGNVGTKIDQELWDEDKVGVMALPGQSAGEVGQTFAGGSNISLAANAQNPELAREALKLIFSEEFQTKIAEAGWSPGNSSYGDAVTGPFGEISRDIVENSKLTPNTPQWGVASGNNLVRDFFTELAQGGDVETTAQTYNATLQETLSAEE encoded by the coding sequence ATGCTCGGAGGCGGGGCGGCCCTCGCCCTGGGACTCGCGGCATGCGGGAGCAGCAGCGGCGGGAGCGGCGGCTCCGACAGGGACCCCGCGGAGATCAGCGGCGAGAACGTGCGCGTGTGGTTCATGGAGGGCTCCTTCGCGGATGACGCGATCGACTACCTCGAGACCGCCTTCGCCGAGGAGAACCCCGGCAACACCCTCACCGTGGAGATCCAGCCGTGGGACGGGATCGTCTCGAAGCTGCAGACCTCCCTGGCCTCGTCCTCCGAGAGCCCTGATCTCGTCGAGACCGGCAACACCCAGTCCACCACCTTCACCAACGTGGGCGCCTTCGCGGACGTCAGCGATCTGTACGAGGACCTCGGCGGCGACGACCTCATCCCCTCCTTCGTCGAGGCCGGCACGGTGGACGGCGCGAACTACGCCTACCCGCTGTACGCCGGTGCGCGCGGCGTGTTCTACCGCTCCGACCTCTTCGACGCCGCCGGGATCACCGTCCCCGAGACGATCGACGAGTTCCGCGAGGCGATGATCGCGCTGGGCGAGGCGAACCCCGAGGACGTCGACGGCTTCTCCGGCATGTACTTCGCCGCGGTCGACATCCACGGCGTGGAATCGTTCATGTTCGCCGCCGGCGGCGAGTACGCCACCGAGAACGAGGACGGCTCCTTCACCGCCGTGCTCGACCAGCCCGAGACCCTCGCCGCGCTCGAGCAGGTGCACAGCCTGTTCCAGGACGCCACCGCCTACGCCCTGGACTCCCAGGCCTCGCAGAAGGCCTTCGAGAAGTACTTCAACGAGGGCAAGGTCGGGGCGATGATCGGCACCGGCAACGTCGGCACCAAGATCGACCAGGAGCTGTGGGACGAGGACAAGGTGGGCGTCATGGCGCTGCCCGGCCAGAGCGCCGGAGAGGTGGGCCAGACCTTCGCCGGCGGCTCGAACATCTCGCTCGCCGCCAACGCCCAGAACCCCGAGCTCGCCCGCGAGGCGCTGAAGCTCATCTTCAGCGAGGAGTTCCAGACGAAGATCGCCGAGGCCGGCTGGTCGCCCGGCAACTCCTCCTACGGCGACGCCGTCACCGGCCCGTTCGGCGAGATCTCCCGCGACATCGTCGAGAACTCGAAGCTCACCCCCAACACCCCGCAGTGGGGTGTGGCCTCGGGCAACAACCTCGTGCGCGACTTCTTCACCGAGCTCGCCCAGGGCGGCGACGTCGAGACCACCGCCCAGACGTACAACGCCACTCTCCAGGAGACCCTCTCCGCGGAGGAGTGA
- a CDS encoding carbohydrate ABC transporter membrane protein (PFAM: Binding-protein-dependent transport system inner membrane component), with amino-acid sequence MSALDAPTGAPPLRPRPRPLSARMAPALLLAPAVVLVLVALAYPMVRQLVMSFQEFGLAQQFGQPAEWVGLQNYANILSDPYFWSVFGKSVAFCFWTAGWTMLGALGFALLMRSASAPARTFMNIVLVVVWAMPLIASLTVWQWLVDANFGLLNHVLTGAGLDGFAGFSWLASSPWTFYLIASAVIVWASMPLATITIYSALSQVDDALLEAAQLDGAGYLGRLRNVIFPTIMPVVSLIGVLQVIWDLRVFTQIHVLQQSGGITQQTNLLGTYVYQVGIAQGDYGTASALAMIILLLTLVMTAKYLQMLWTQGDIR; translated from the coding sequence GTGTCTGCTCTCGACGCCCCCACCGGCGCCCCGCCCCTGCGGCCCCGGCCGCGCCCGCTCTCGGCCCGCATGGCCCCGGCGCTGCTGTTGGCGCCCGCCGTCGTCCTGGTGCTCGTCGCCCTCGCGTACCCGATGGTGCGGCAGCTGGTGATGTCCTTCCAGGAGTTCGGCCTCGCCCAGCAGTTCGGCCAGCCCGCCGAATGGGTGGGCCTGCAGAACTACGCGAACATCCTCAGCGACCCGTACTTCTGGAGCGTCTTCGGGAAGTCGGTGGCGTTCTGCTTCTGGACCGCCGGGTGGACGATGCTCGGCGCGCTCGGCTTCGCGCTGCTGATGCGCTCCGCCTCCGCCCCCGCCCGCACCTTCATGAACATCGTGCTCGTGGTGGTCTGGGCGATGCCGCTCATCGCGAGCCTCACCGTCTGGCAGTGGCTCGTCGATGCGAACTTCGGCCTGCTCAACCACGTGCTCACCGGGGCCGGCCTCGACGGCTTCGCGGGCTTCTCCTGGCTCGCCTCGAGCCCCTGGACGTTCTACCTCATCGCCTCCGCGGTGATCGTCTGGGCCTCGATGCCGCTGGCCACGATCACCATCTACTCCGCCCTCAGCCAGGTCGACGATGCGCTGCTCGAAGCGGCCCAGCTCGACGGCGCCGGCTACCTCGGCCGCCTCCGCAACGTCATCTTCCCGACGATCATGCCGGTGGTCTCCCTGATCGGCGTGCTGCAGGTGATCTGGGACCTGCGCGTCTTCACCCAGATCCACGTGCTGCAGCAGTCCGGCGGCATCACCCAGCAGACCAACCTGCTGGGCACCTACGTCTACCAGGTGGGCATCGCCCAGGGTGACTACGGCACCGCCTCGGCGCTGGCGATGATCATCCTGCTGCTCACCCTCGTCATGACCGCGAAGTACCTGCAGATGCTGTGGACCCAGGGGGACATCCGATGA